A window of Castanea sativa cultivar Marrone di Chiusa Pesio chromosome 1, ASM4071231v1 contains these coding sequences:
- the LOC142635290 gene encoding class V chitinase-like, whose amino-acid sequence MSKIIVVLFHILLYSELKPSNAQTWIKVGYWFSGSEFPISDINSALFTHLICAFADVNSSSYELSGSSTDEQYFSAFTNTVRQKNPSVNTLLSIAGGSADYTLLSNMVSKASYWKSIIDSSIKIARLYGFQGLDLCWVSENTSSDMTNMGLLFQEWRAAVNSEAKNSSKKELILTAAVQYSPDLDTISFPVDSIRSNLNWVHVMAYDYYMPEWSEYTGAHAALYDPSSQVNTDYSIGAWIGKGLSASKLVLGLPFYGYAWTLKNPKDNAIGALATGPAISTDGGAMSYNEIKNYVH is encoded by the coding sequence ATGTCCAAAATTATCGTGGTTCTTTTCCATATCCTTCTCTATTCAGAATTGAAGCCTTCAAACGCACAAACTTGGATCAAAGTAGGTTACTGGTTCTCCGGCTCTGAGTTTCCCATTTCAGACATAAACTCAGCTCTCTTTACTCATCTTATTTGCGCTTTCGCTGATGTAAACTCTTCCTCCTATGAACTCTCTGGATCGTCCACTGATGAGCAATACTTCTCTGCGTTCACAAACACTGTTAGACAAAAGAACCCATCAGTCAATACCCTTCTTTCCATTGCTGGTGGAAGCGCAGACTATACTCTCCTTTCAAATATGGTCAGCAAGGCTTCTTACTGGAAATCTATCATAGACTCTTCAATAAAGATAGCAAGGCTTTATGGCTTCCAAGGCCTAGACCTTTGTTGGGTTTCGGAAAACACGAGCTCTGACATGACCAATATGGGATTACTCTTTCAAGAATGGCGAGCTGCTGTGAATTCTGAGGCAAAAAACTCTAGCAAGAAAGAATTGATTTTGACTGCTGCTGTTCAATACTCACCGGATTTAGATACAATTTCTTTCCCTGTGGACTCAATTCGGAGTAACTTGAATTGGGTGCATGTTATGGCTTATGACTACTATATGCCCGAGTGGTCAGAATATACAGGTGCTCATGCAGCCTTATATGACCCATCGAGTCAGGTTAACACGGATTACAGTATTGGTGCTTGGATTGGTAAGGGCTTGTCTGCTAGCAAGTTGGTTTTGGGATTACCTTTCTATGGTTATGCATGGACGCTAAAGAACCCCAAAGACAACGCAATAGGTGCACTAGCAACAGGTCCAGCCATTTCAACTGATGGCGGAGCCATGAGTTACAATGAAATCAAGAATTATGTTCATTGA